A genomic stretch from Solanum stenotomum isolate F172 chromosome 8, ASM1918654v1, whole genome shotgun sequence includes:
- the LOC125874917 gene encoding glutamate receptor 2.8-like, which produces MHNPRCKFLIIFVQLVSIISFCHYVIRIRGEDNNTSAVKVDVGIILDLETDVGKVMHIAILLALADYHANTSRGAIRIVPHIRDSKKDDIEAASAAICLLKDVQVQAIFGPQMSTQTDFVIDLGNRVRVPIISPATSPSLSVKENPFFIRGALPSSSQTRAIAAIVKNYNWREVVVIYEESPYGTGILPYLTDALLEINTLVSYRSGISPSANDDQILRELYKLKTMQTRVFIVHLQEHLASRLFLKAKETGMMNSGYAWIITDVLTSLLDLVDTSVIESSMQGVLGVKSYVPRSNELDMFTKRWRKRFRQEYPDMDQVELNVFGLWAYDSITLLAEAVEKVGTTAIPKLKKPDTRENLTDLDALGTSEVGSLLIDSMQNTELKPGLSGDFRIVDRELQPSPYQIVNIIGKGEKIVGFWTEKDGILHKLKMNGKTAKTNNKQLGVIIWPGESTIVPRGWEIPTSGKKLRVGVPDGLDQFIKVERDPTTQEVKATGFVPDVFKEVIISLPYAVPYEFIPFPIAHSPTSKNYDDLVHKITSKEYDAVVGDVTILASRSEYVDFTLPYSESSISAVVPLRNDDRKNAWIFLKPLKAELWIATGAFFVFIGFVVWVLEHSVNEDFRGPKRKQVGMIFWFSFSTLVFAHKEKITSNLSRFVLTVWVFVVLVLTSSYTASLTSMLTVQQLQPTITDLNDLIKNGEYVGYKKGSFVKDVLTRMKFDSSKFRSYSTLEEYNDALSRGSKNGGVGAIVDELPYLRLLLNKYCRKYIMVGPTYKAAGFGFAFPKGSPLVPDVSRAVLQVMEGEFMNNIIQKWFGNETDCPKQDGMAIASSLTLDSFMGLFLIAGVSAGSALLLFFLIFLYQNREILATDDSVWQKLSAIANAFDKEKDNSNSMSEEPSEGNEIQTAMLFAESEASAEILPHLPLQSPEIRISDGLGASPALEGFSTTEPGTPVHENITGTT; this is translated from the exons ATGCATAATCCAAGATGCAAATTCCTAATTATTTTCGTTCAACTTGTTTCCATCATTAGCTTTTGCCACTATGTAATTCGAATAAGAGGTGAAGATAATAACACTAGTGCTGTAAAGGTGGATGTGGGCATAATTCTTGATCTGGAAACAGATGTGGGAAAAGTAATGCACATAGCTATCTTACTAGCTCTTGCGGATTATCATGCCAACACTAGTCGCGGTGCCATAAGGATAGTTCCTCATATCAGGGATTCAAAGAAAGATGATATTGAAGCAGCATCAGCTG CCATATGCTTGCTAAAGGATGTCCAAGTGCAAGCTATCTTTGGGCCACAAATGTCTACACAAACTGATTTTGTGATTGACTTGGGGAACAGAGTTAGAGTTCCTATAATATCTCCAGCAACTAGTCCTTCACTTTCAGTCAAGGAAAATCCCTTCTTCATCAGAGGAGCACTTCCTTCTTCCAGCCAGACTAGAGCCATTGCAGCAATTGTTAAAAACTATAATTGGAGGGAGGTTGTAGTAATCTATGAGGAAAGCCCCTATGGAACCGGGATACTTCCATATTTGACTGATGCCTTGCTGGAAATCAATACTTTAGTCTCCTATAGAAGTGGTATTTCTCCTTCAGCCAATGATGATCAAATCCTCAGGGAACTATACAAGTTGAAGACAATGCAGACCAGGGTGTTCATTGTGCACTTGCAAGAACATCTTGCCTCCCGCCTTTTCCTCAAGGCCAAAGAAACTGGGATGATGAACAGTGGATATGCATGGATCATCACAGATGTGCTAACGAGTCTTCTGGACCTGGTAGATACTTCAGTAATTGAGTCATCAATGCAAGGTGTTCTGGGTGTAAAATCTTATGTTCCAAGATCAAATGAGCTTGACATGTTCACCAAGAGATGGAGAAAGAGATTTCGTCAAGAGTATCCAGACATGGACCAAGTAGAACTCAATGTTTTCGGGCTATGGGCATATGATAGCATCACCTTATTAGCAGAAGCAGTAGAGAAAGTGGGCACTACTGCTATCCCGAAATTAAAGAAACCAGACACTAGAGAGAACTTAACAGACCTAGATGCACTTGGAACCTCAGAAGTGGGATCTCTGCTCATTGACTCTATGCAAAACACAGAGCTAAAACCAGGACTAAGTGGTGATTTCCGTATCGTTGATAGAGAACTGCAGCCGTCCCCATATCAGATTGTGAATATAATCGGGAAAGGAGAGAAAATCGTTGGATTCTGGACAGAGAAGGATGGCATTTTGCATAAACTGAAGATGAATGGTAAAACAGCTAAAACTAATAATAAGCAACTAGGGGTCATCATTTGGCCTGGTGAATCTACTATTGTTCCGAGAGGCTGGGAAATACCCACAAGTGGGAAGAAGTTAAGGGTTGGAGTTCCTGACGGGCTGGACCAATTCATTAAAGTGGAAAGAGATCCAACAACACAAGAAGTAAAGGCAACTGGTTTTGTTCCAGATGTCTTCAAAGAAGTCATCATATCTTTGCCATATGCTGTCCCCTACGAATTTATTCCATTTCCAATAGCACATAGCCCTACTTCTAAAAACTATGATGATCTTGTTCACAAGATCACTTCTAAG GAATATGATGCAGTTGTAGGTGATGTTACCATTTTAGCAAGCCGATCTGAGTATGTAGATTTCACATTACCTTATTCAGAGTCGAGTATTTCTGCAGTTGTGCCTTTAAGGAATGATGATAGGAAGAATGCTTGGATCTTCTTGAAACCTTTAAAGGCCGAGCTGTGGATAGCAACCGGAGCATTCTTCGTCTTCATTGGTTTTGTGGTTTGGGTACTCGAACATAGTGTAAACGAAGATTTTCGAGGACCCAAACGCAAGCAAGTTgggatgatattttggttttcCTTCTCAACTCTCGTTTTTGCTCATA AAGAGAAGATAACAAGTAACTTATCAAGATTTGTGCTGACTGTGTGGGTTTTCGTGGTTCTGGTGCTGACATCAAGCTATACAGCCAGCTTAACATCTATGCTAACAGTGCAACAGCTTCAACCTACTATAACAGACCTCAATGATCTCATCAAGAATGGAGAATATGTAGGGTACAAAAAAGGTTCCTTTGTCAAAGACGTTTTGACACGCATGAAATTTGACAGCTCCAAATTTAGGAGTTATAGCACATTGGAAGAGTATAATGATGCACTCTCAAGAGGTAGTAAAAATGGAGGTGTTGGTGCAATTGTTGATGAACTACCTTATCTCAGACTCTTGCTGAACAAATACTGCAGGAAGTATATTATGGTTGGTCCGACATACAAGGCTGCCGGCTTTGGATTT GCATTTCCAAAAGGATCTCCTTTGGTACCTGACGTCTCAAGAGCAGTCTTGCAGGTGATGGAAGGAGAGTTTATGAATAACATAATACAGAAATGGTTTGGGAATGAAACAGATTGTCCAAAGCAAGATGGAATGGCTATAGCATCTAGCCTCACACTAGATAGTTTTATGGGCCTTTTCCTCATAGCTGGTGTATCAGCGGGCTCCGCTCTTCTCCTATTCTTCCTCATCTTCCTTTATCAGAATAGAGAAATCTTAGCCACTGATGATTCAGTATGGCAAAAGCTTTCTGCAATAGCAAATGCCTTTGATAAAGAGAAAGACAACTCTAATTCTATGTCAGAAGAGCCATCTGAAGGCAATGAAATCCAAACAGCTATGCTGTTTGCAGAAAGTGAAGCTTCTGCTGAAATATTGCCCCACCTTCCTTTGCAAAGCCCAGAAATCAGAATTTCCGACGGCTTAGGAGCATCCCCTGCACTTGAAGGGTTCTCTACAACAGAACCTGGAACTCCAGTTCATGAAAACATTACAGGGACAACTTAA